GGTGATGCAGTAAATGCTGTAGGAACTGTTATTCCTATTGACTTTAATATACCAACAAATGTACCTGACCATCCTGATGCAACAGCACTACAGGCAACTACGTATTCTGCAGTAAGGCACCATCCAATTATCATTGCAATTATTTCGCCAAATACTATGTATGAATATGAATATGTACTTCCTGCAACAGGAAACATAGTTGAAAGTTCACAGTAACATAACCCACAAATACAAGCTATTATCCCTGCTATAATGAATGAAATAATTACTGCTGGTCCTGCTAAATGCGCCCCTTCTCCTGTGGCAACAAATATACCTACTCCTACTACTGCTCCAATACCAAATGCAGCTATATCTTTAGCTTTAAGATTTTTCTTTAAAGCCGTCTTTTGTATACCTTCCAATATCTGGTCTACTGATTTCTTCTTAAAAATGTTCATTATTTCCTCCTATTTAGTTAATCTATTCGTCAAAAATCGTATTTTTAATATGTTATTTTTTAGAATATTAATATATTTTACTAGAAATCTTAAAATCGTAACAAACCAATTGATATTTTATCATATGTCACTAATATATTGCAAGACATTAACATTCTAATAATTCTAGCTTTTTGCAAATATAAGTTTTTTTCGCCCAATAATTGTCATAAATAATCATATATTTAGTTATTATTATTAACAGTGTATGAAAAAAAGACAATAAACATTCATGTTTATTGCCTTTTTAATTATAAATATTTAATTGTTCTTAAATATTATAGAATCTATGATTAAAGTTTACTATATATAAAATTAAAATATCACTGACTTTATTTTTATTATATATATATATGTTTTATTGCTTATAAGTCTATCAACTATTTTTTCTAAAATATATAGCTTATATCTTATTTAACGTGGTAATTAAAGATATAAGCTAATTTAATTATATTATAAATAACTCGTTTATAATATTATTTCATATTTATAGAATTTCACAAAGCTAGTTCATTATTTCTAGTATAAAAATATTTATTTATTAGCTTGTCCAATTTTACGCTAATTTCTAATAATTCCTTATCTTCTGTAATTCTCTCTTTAGTTGCTATTAGCATATTCAATTTATCTCTAGTTTCTTCAATTTGTTCTTTTATATCGATTAGTTACACCACCCTTAATCATATGATATATTTCACTTCCATTTTCAAAACATTTATTATTATAATCTTATAAATAATCTAAGTCAATATATTGAATTTAAGTAATTTCTTAAAAATATTGCTATATTTATTGTTATATTCAATATAACACCAATATAAATAATAAATATGTAACAAATAATACCAAACTTTAACTTTCTTTAATTAAACCTTTTATTTAGATGGTTAATTACTAATTCTTTTAATTCCATATTCATTTACCCTACTATTTGTTTTCTTGTGTATTAATATATTTTTGTTCATCGATCATAAAAAACAGCAATTCTAGTGTAAATTTGTTTTTGCACATCAATTTCATACTAGAATTGTTGGTTTTTATTACTTTAATTTAATCTCTCCAAATATGCCACAAAGCATTATTTGTGCCTTTAACAAATACGTCAGTTCTATTAGGTCCCCAAGATACTGCAGTAGGATCAGATGTAAGTGTTCCTCCTATAGTCTGCCAGTTACCCCAACGTGAGCCATTCCAAGACTTAGTGATTAACTGATTATTGAGATTTCTTGCAAATACTTCGAGTCTATTATCAGCTCTTGATGATACTGCGGGGGCTGATGTTATATTACCCCCAAGATCTTCAAAATCACTCCAACTAGCGCCATCCCACCATTTATGATATAGACGATTTCCCTGACCGCGAGCAAATACATCAATTCTATTATTTCCCCATGAAACAGCAGCCGGAGAAGATGTTAGATTCCCACCGAGATTTTCCCACTCACTCCATGCAGTACCGTTCCAATATTTATGATAAAGAGCATTATCACTTCCACGAACAAATGTATCAAGTCTGTTTTGTGCCCAAGAAGAAACTGCTGGAGCAGAAGTTAATGTACCACCAAGATCTTCCCAGTCACTCCAACGAGATCCATCCCAATATTTATGATACATAGCATTAGTTGTGCCTCTACCAAAAACATCAATTCTATTATTTCCCCATGAAACAGCAGCTGGAGCTGAAGTTAAAGTACCTCCAAGGTTTTCGAACTCACTCCACCGAGAGCCATTCCAGTATTTATGATATAATGCGCCATCAGTACCTGTTACAAAGGTATCAAGCCTGTTTGGTGCCCAAGAAGAAACTGCTGGGGAAAAAGTCAAAACTCCACCAAGGTCCTCCCATTGACTCCATTTACTACCAGGACCTGGCTCAGGTACTGGAGTAGGTAATGGTTTAGGTGGAACATTTCTATTTCTAAGAGTAAATTCTATTATATCCCTAAAGGTACGGTTAACAACATTGTTAGGTACTCCGGAAGTACTAAGAAAAGAAAAAATTGTGTAATATTTTCTTCTAAAATTATTGTAAATAGTATTTATTTGTTGATTAATATTTCCTTTATATTTTGGTGCCTCATCTAAAGTAAAGGAAATAGCTTCTCTAAAGTAATTCTCTATTACTCTTTGAACTTCCCTCAAGATTTGTGGTTGCTGGTTATTAATCATTCTAAATATTCTAGTTACTTCCTGTTCAGGAGCTCTAGTGTCATTTAAGTAGCTTTCTTGAGAAAATAAGTCAAAATGTTCGAGTTCAGTGTCATCCTCATCTTCATAGTTACTTAATTTTCTCATTTGTTCATAAAAAAATGGGCAAACATTTTCTTGTATGCAATAAGGACAATAAGTATTTTCATTATTATGCATAAGAGATCTCCTTATATTTTAC
The DNA window shown above is from Clostridium beijerinckii and carries:
- a CDS encoding sialidase, with the translated sequence MHNNENTYCPYCIQENVCPFFYEQMRKLSNYEDEDDTELEHFDLFSQESYLNDTRAPEQEVTRIFRMINNQQPQILREVQRVIENYFREAISFTLDEAPKYKGNINQQINTIYNNFRRKYYTIFSFLSTSGVPNNVVNRTFRDIIEFTLRNRNVPPKPLPTPVPEPGPGSKWSQWEDLGGVLTFSPAVSSWAPNRLDTFVTGTDGALYHKYWNGSRWSEFENLGGTLTSAPAAVSWGNNRIDVFGRGTTNAMYHKYWDGSRWSDWEDLGGTLTSAPAVSSWAQNRLDTFVRGSDNALYHKYWNGTAWSEWENLGGNLTSSPAAVSWGNNRIDVFARGQGNRLYHKWWDGASWSDFEDLGGNITSAPAVSSRADNRLEVFARNLNNQLITKSWNGSRWGNWQTIGGTLTSDPTAVSWGPNRTDVFVKGTNNALWHIWRD
- a CDS encoding aspartyl-phosphate phosphatase Spo0E family protein, whose product is MDIKEQIEETRDKLNMLIATKERITEDKELLEISVKLDKLINKYFYTRNNELAL